In the Pseudomonas sp. ADAK2 genome, one interval contains:
- the ybeY gene encoding rRNA maturation RNase YbeY, giving the protein MLELDLQLATEAPVPSEAEFRQWCELALRQRTADSEMTIRLVDEEEARELNFTWRQKDYATNVLSFPADVPDEFLDIPLLGDLVICVAVVEREAAEQGKEPKAHWAHLVIHGCLHLLGYDHIDDEEAEEMEALEQTLLAELGYPDPYADDETDTSPIVTTKDSE; this is encoded by the coding sequence ATGCTTGAGCTTGATCTGCAACTGGCCACCGAAGCGCCTGTTCCCAGCGAAGCCGAGTTCCGCCAATGGTGCGAGCTGGCCTTGCGCCAGCGCACTGCCGACTCCGAAATGACCATCCGCCTGGTCGATGAGGAAGAAGCCCGCGAACTCAACTTCACCTGGCGGCAGAAAGACTATGCCACCAATGTTTTGTCGTTCCCGGCCGACGTACCCGACGAGTTTCTCGACATTCCCCTGCTGGGCGATCTGGTGATCTGCGTGGCGGTGGTCGAGCGCGAAGCCGCGGAACAAGGCAAGGAACCAAAGGCCCATTGGGCGCATCTGGTCATTCACGGCTGCTTGCATCTGCTTGGTTACGACCATATAGATGACGAGGAAGCCGAGGAAATGGAAGCACTGGAACAAACGTTGCTTGCCGAGTTGGGCTATCCCGACCCTTACGCGGACGACGAAACAGACACATCCCCTATCGTTACAACAAAGGATTCAGAGTAA
- a CDS encoding HlyC/CorC family transporter, whose product MSEDRSSNGQKSWLGKLTQAFAHEPKNRQELLELLRDAHQNKLLDSEALAIVEGAIQVADLQVRDIMVPRSQMISIKATQTPREFLPAVVDSAHSRYPVIGESHDDVMGVLLAKDLLPLILKENGDSFNIKDLLRPATFVPESKRLNVLLREFRANHNHMAIVIDEYGGVAGLVTIEDVLEQIVGDIEDEHDVEEDSYIKPLPSGDFLIKALTPIENFNEFFDSTFSDDEFDTVGGLVMSAFGHLPKRNEITEIGPYRFRILNADSRRIHLLRLTPIAR is encoded by the coding sequence ATGAGCGAAGATCGATCGAGCAACGGGCAGAAGTCATGGCTGGGTAAGCTCACCCAGGCTTTTGCCCACGAGCCGAAGAACCGCCAGGAGCTGCTGGAGCTGCTGCGCGACGCACACCAAAACAAACTGCTGGACAGCGAAGCGCTGGCCATCGTCGAAGGCGCCATCCAGGTTGCGGACCTGCAAGTACGGGACATCATGGTCCCGCGCTCGCAGATGATCAGCATCAAGGCGACCCAGACACCTCGCGAGTTCCTGCCCGCCGTGGTCGACTCGGCCCACTCCCGCTACCCGGTGATCGGCGAAAGCCACGATGACGTGATGGGCGTGTTGCTGGCCAAGGACTTGCTGCCGTTGATCCTCAAGGAGAACGGCGACAGCTTCAACATCAAGGACCTGCTGCGCCCGGCCACTTTTGTGCCGGAGTCCAAGCGCCTGAATGTGCTGCTGCGTGAGTTCCGCGCCAACCATAACCACATGGCCATCGTCATCGACGAATACGGCGGTGTGGCGGGCCTGGTGACCATCGAAGACGTGCTGGAACAAATCGTCGGCGACATCGAAGACGAGCATGACGTCGAAGAAGACAGCTACATCAAGCCACTGCCCAGCGGTGACTTCCTGATCAAGGCGCTGACGCCGATCGAGAACTTCAACGAGTTCTTCGACAGCACATTCTCCGACGACGAGTTCGACACGGTGGGTGGCCTGGTGATGAGCGCGTTCGGGCACTTGCCAAAACGTAACGAAATCACTGAAATCGGCCCTTATCGCTTCCGCATCCTGAACGCCGACAGCCGTCGGATTCACCTGCTGCGCCTGACACCTATCGCCCGGTAA
- a CDS encoding YdcF family protein: MPFRYFVKQLLLPPGILLLLLALAWWLRRSRPRLAGLCFALGLGGFWLMSLPVVVQWSAKALEREPALALDGWATLGQRADAIVVLGSGRERGDLAWGADQPTGVGLERQRYAARLAKASGLPILTSGGLHYGTPPTEAKLMADSLLDDFGVTVRWQEGRSRTTWENAQFSAEVLLPQGIKRVVVVTQAWHMPRAVWSFKQAGFEVVPAPVGFLGVDNARPLGGWMPEFKSIWQSGQLLNEAVGQVGYSMFYR, encoded by the coding sequence ATGCCTTTTCGTTATTTCGTAAAACAACTTCTATTGCCTCCCGGCATTCTTTTGCTGCTGCTGGCGCTTGCCTGGTGGTTGCGCCGCTCACGGCCGCGATTGGCCGGGTTGTGCTTTGCTTTGGGTCTGGGCGGGTTCTGGCTGATGAGCCTGCCGGTGGTGGTGCAATGGAGCGCCAAGGCTCTGGAGCGGGAGCCGGCGCTGGCCCTGGATGGGTGGGCGACCCTGGGACAGCGTGCCGATGCGATCGTGGTGTTGGGTTCCGGGCGTGAGCGGGGCGACCTCGCCTGGGGCGCCGATCAGCCGACCGGCGTCGGCCTGGAGCGTCAGCGTTATGCCGCGCGACTGGCCAAGGCCTCGGGCCTGCCGATCCTCACCAGCGGCGGCTTGCATTACGGCACACCGCCCACCGAAGCCAAATTGATGGCGGATTCGCTGCTCGACGATTTCGGCGTGACCGTGCGTTGGCAGGAAGGACGTAGCCGCACGACCTGGGAAAATGCGCAGTTCAGTGCCGAGGTGTTGCTGCCGCAAGGGATCAAGCGCGTGGTGGTGGTGACTCAGGCCTGGCACATGCCGCGGGCGGTCTGGAGTTTCAAGCAGGCTGGATTTGAAGTGGTACCCGCGCCGGTGGGGTTCCTGGGCGTGGACAATGCCCGGCCGCTGGGCGGCTGGATGCCGGAATTCAAATCGATCTGGCAGAGCGGGCAGTTGTTGAATGAGGCGGTGGGGCAGGTCGGGTATTCAATGTTCTATCGCTGA
- the leuS gene encoding leucine--tRNA ligase produces the protein MHEQYQPREIEAAAQSFWDEQKSFEVSEQPGKETFYCLSMFPYPSGKLHMGHVRNYTIGDVISRYQRMQGKNVLQPMGWDAFGMPAENAAMKNNVAPAKWTYENIAYMKTQLRSLGLAVDWSREVTTCKPDYYRWEQWLFTRLFEKGVIYKKSGTVNWDPVDQTVLANEQVIDGRGWRSGALIEKREIPMYYFKITAYADELLSSLDDLPGWPEQVKTMQRNWIGKSRGMEVQFPYNVDSIGESGVLKVFTTRPDTLMGATYVAVAAEHPLATLAAQNSPELQAFIAECKGGSVAEADVATQEKKGLPTSLFVEHPLTGEKLPVWVANYVLMHYGDGAVMAVPAHDERDFEFATKYNLPIKSVVRTSSGDTNPAPWQDAYGEHGTLINSGEFDGLDFEGAFDAMEVALIKKELGASRTQFRLRDWGISRQRYWGCPIPIIHCETCGDVPVPEDQLPVVLPEDVVPDGAGSPLARMPEFYECSCPKCGAPAKRETDTMDTFVESSWYYARYASPHYEGGLVEKSAADHWLPVDQYIGGIEHAILHLLYARFFHKLMRDEGLVSSNEPFKNLLTQGMVIAETYYRREANGAYTWFNPADVELERDSKAKVISAKLISDGLPVEIGGTEKMAKSKNNGVDPQSMIDQFGADTCRLFMMFASPPDMSAEWSDSGVEGSHRFLKRVWRLAQAHVTQGLPGKLDIASLNDEQKAIRRSIHQAIKQASHDVGQNHKFNTAIAQVMTLMNVLEKAPQGTAQDRALIHEGLETVVLLLAPITPHISHELWNQLGHADPVIDASWPVLDESALVQDSLQLVIQVNGKLRGHIEMPASATREEVEAAARANENVLRFVDGLTIRKVIVVPGKLVNIVAS, from the coding sequence ATGCACGAACAATATCAGCCCCGTGAAATCGAAGCCGCCGCCCAGTCGTTCTGGGACGAGCAAAAGTCCTTTGAAGTCAGTGAACAGCCAGGCAAGGAGACGTTCTACTGCCTGTCGATGTTCCCTTACCCCAGCGGCAAGCTACACATGGGGCACGTGCGCAACTACACCATCGGCGACGTGATCTCCCGCTACCAGCGCATGCAAGGCAAGAACGTCCTGCAACCCATGGGTTGGGACGCCTTCGGCATGCCGGCGGAAAACGCCGCGATGAAGAACAACGTAGCGCCCGCCAAGTGGACCTACGAAAACATCGCCTACATGAAGACCCAGCTGCGCAGCCTGGGCCTGGCAGTGGACTGGTCTCGCGAAGTGACCACCTGCAAGCCCGATTACTACCGCTGGGAACAGTGGCTGTTCACTCGCCTGTTCGAAAAAGGCGTGATCTACAAAAAGAGCGGCACCGTGAACTGGGACCCGGTCGACCAGACCGTCCTGGCCAACGAGCAAGTGATCGACGGCCGCGGCTGGCGTTCCGGCGCGCTGATCGAAAAGCGCGAAATCCCGATGTACTACTTCAAGATCACCGCTTACGCGGATGAACTGCTGTCGAGCCTCGACGATCTGCCGGGCTGGCCTGAACAGGTCAAGACCATGCAGCGCAACTGGATCGGCAAGTCCCGCGGCATGGAAGTGCAGTTCCCATACAACGTCGACTCGATCGGCGAAAGCGGCGTACTGAAAGTCTTCACCACCCGCCCGGACACCCTGATGGGCGCGACCTACGTAGCGGTCGCCGCCGAACACCCGCTGGCAACCCTGGCCGCGCAGAACAGTCCTGAGCTGCAAGCGTTCATCGCTGAATGCAAGGGCGGCAGCGTCGCTGAAGCCGACGTCGCCACTCAAGAGAAAAAAGGCCTGCCGACTTCGCTGTTCGTCGAGCACCCGCTGACCGGTGAGAAACTCCCGGTGTGGGTCGCCAACTATGTGCTGATGCATTACGGCGACGGCGCTGTGATGGCAGTTCCGGCGCACGATGAGCGCGATTTCGAGTTCGCCACCAAGTACAACCTGCCGATCAAATCCGTGGTGCGCACCAGCTCCGGCGACACCAACCCGGCGCCATGGCAAGACGCCTACGGCGAGCACGGCACGCTGATCAATTCCGGCGAGTTCGACGGCCTCGACTTCGAAGGCGCCTTCGACGCCATGGAAGTCGCGCTGATCAAGAAAGAACTCGGCGCCTCGCGCACCCAGTTCCGCCTGCGCGACTGGGGCATCAGCCGCCAGCGCTACTGGGGCTGCCCGATCCCGATCATCCACTGCGAAACCTGCGGCGATGTGCCGGTCCCGGAAGATCAACTGCCGGTCGTACTGCCCGAAGACGTGGTGCCGGACGGCGCCGGTTCGCCACTGGCACGCATGCCCGAGTTCTACGAGTGCAGCTGCCCGAAATGCGGCGCACCGGCCAAGCGTGAAACCGACACCATGGACACCTTCGTCGAGTCCTCGTGGTACTACGCCCGCTACGCCTCGCCACACTATGAAGGCGGCCTGGTAGAAAAATCGGCGGCCGATCACTGGTTGCCGGTGGACCAGTACATCGGCGGCATCGAACACGCAATTCTTCACCTGCTGTACGCGCGCTTCTTCCACAAGCTGATGCGTGACGAAGGCCTGGTGAGCTCCAACGAGCCGTTCAAGAACCTGCTGACCCAAGGCATGGTGATCGCCGAGACTTACTATCGTCGCGAAGCCAATGGTGCCTACACCTGGTTCAACCCGGCTGACGTAGAACTTGAGCGTGACAGCAAGGCCAAGGTCATTAGCGCCAAACTGATCTCCGACGGTCTGCCGGTGGAAATCGGCGGCACCGAGAAGATGGCCAAGTCCAAGAACAACGGCGTCGACCCACAGTCGATGATTGACCAGTTCGGCGCAGACACCTGCCGCCTGTTCATGATGTTCGCCTCGCCACCCGACATGAGCGCGGAATGGTCCGACTCCGGTGTCGAGGGTTCGCACCGCTTCCTCAAGCGCGTCTGGCGCCTGGCCCAAGCCCACGTCACACAGGGCCTGCCGGGCAAACTGGACATCGCCAGCCTGAACGACGAGCAGAAAGCCATTCGCCGTTCGATCCACCAGGCCATTAAACAGGCCAGCCACGACGTCGGCCAGAACCACAAATTCAACACCGCCATCGCCCAGGTGATGACGTTGATGAACGTGCTGGAAAAAGCCCCGCAAGGCACCGCACAGGATCGCGCGCTGATTCACGAAGGCCTGGAAACCGTGGTCCTGCTGCTGGCACCGATCACCCCGCACATCAGCCACGAGCTGTGGAATCAACTGGGTCACGCCGACCCGGTGATCGACGCAAGCTGGCCAGTGCTGGATGAGAGCGCGTTGGTACAGGACAGCCTGCAACTGGTGATTCAGGTCAACGGCAAGCTGCGCGGCCACATTGAAATGCCGGCCAGCGCCACTCGCGAAGAAGTCGAAGCGGCCGCAAGGGCCAATGAGAACGTGCTGCGCTTCGTCGATGGCCTGACTATTCGTAAAGTGATCGTAGTGCCCGGGAAACTGGTCAATATCGTCGCCAGCTAA
- the lnt gene encoding apolipoprotein N-acyltransferase gives MHRLTRPGWPGNLLAVVAGAITTLALAPFDIWPLALLAVGFFYAGLRELTPRQALGRGWCFGFGLFGAGTSWIYYSIHHFGGASVLLAGFLMLIFTAAIAWFFALPAWIWARWLRRNEAPLADALAFAALWVGQEAFRGWFLTGFPWLYSGYSQLDGPLAGLAPVGGMWLISFTLALTAALIWNAPRLVRTKRKGFIAAGVVLLAGPWVAGLLLKEHAWTTPAGPPLSVAAIQGNIEQSMKWDPAQLNSQLALYRDMSLSSKRVDLLIWPETAVPVLKESAEGYLTMMGNFAAERKTALITGVPIRQEVRHERRFFNGITVVGEGDGTYLKQKLVPFGEYVPLQDILRGMIAFFDLPMSDFARGPADQAMLQAKGYQIAPFICYEVVYPEFAAGLAARSDLLLTISNDTWFGTSIGPLQHLQMAQMRALEAGRWMIRATNNGVTGLINPFGQITTQLPQFERGILYGEVVPMHNLTPYLEWRSWPLIILCVLLFGWALVASRMAKTV, from the coding sequence ATGCATCGTCTGACCCGCCCCGGCTGGCCCGGTAACCTGCTGGCCGTGGTGGCCGGTGCAATCACCACCCTGGCGTTGGCGCCGTTCGATATCTGGCCGCTGGCATTGCTGGCGGTCGGTTTCTTCTATGCCGGCTTGCGTGAACTGACCCCGCGTCAGGCCCTGGGCCGTGGCTGGTGTTTCGGTTTCGGCCTGTTTGGCGCTGGCACCAGCTGGATCTACTACAGCATCCACCACTTCGGCGGCGCTTCAGTGCTGCTGGCCGGTTTCCTGATGCTGATTTTCACCGCGGCGATTGCCTGGTTCTTCGCCCTGCCGGCCTGGATCTGGGCGCGCTGGTTGCGCCGTAACGAAGCACCGCTGGCCGATGCCTTGGCGTTTGCGGCGTTGTGGGTCGGCCAGGAAGCGTTTCGTGGCTGGTTCCTCACCGGTTTCCCGTGGCTCTATTCCGGTTACAGCCAGCTCGACGGCCCGTTGGCCGGGCTCGCGCCGGTCGGTGGGATGTGGCTGATTTCCTTTACCCTGGCGCTGACGGCAGCGCTGATCTGGAACGCTCCACGTCTGGTTCGCACGAAGCGCAAAGGCTTCATTGCGGCGGGCGTGGTGTTGCTGGCCGGGCCATGGGTCGCGGGCCTGTTGCTCAAGGAGCACGCGTGGACCACCCCGGCCGGTCCGCCCCTGAGCGTCGCCGCCATTCAAGGCAACATCGAACAAAGCATGAAATGGGACCCGGCGCAGCTCAACTCGCAACTGGCGCTGTACCGCGACATGAGCCTCAGTTCCAAGCGCGTCGACCTGCTGATCTGGCCGGAAACCGCTGTCCCGGTGCTAAAGGAGTCCGCCGAGGGCTACCTGACCATGATGGGAAACTTCGCCGCCGAGCGTAAGACTGCGCTGATTACCGGCGTACCGATTCGCCAGGAAGTCCGGCACGAGCGACGCTTCTTCAATGGCATCACCGTGGTCGGTGAAGGCGACGGCACGTACCTCAAGCAAAAACTGGTGCCGTTCGGTGAATACGTGCCATTGCAGGACATATTGCGTGGAATGATCGCGTTCTTTGACCTGCCGATGTCGGACTTTGCCCGCGGGCCCGCCGATCAGGCGATGCTGCAAGCCAAGGGTTATCAGATCGCGCCGTTCATTTGCTATGAAGTGGTCTACCCGGAGTTTGCCGCCGGCCTCGCCGCCCGTAGCGACCTGTTGCTGACGATTAGTAACGACACCTGGTTCGGCACCTCTATCGGTCCGCTGCAACATTTGCAGATGGCGCAGATGCGCGCGCTGGAGGCCGGCCGCTGGATGATCCGCGCCACCAACAATGGCGTGACCGGTTTGATCAACCCGTTCGGGCAGATCACGACCCAGCTTCCGCAGTTCGAACGCGGGATTCTGTATGGCGAGGTGGTGCCGATGCACAACCTGACGCCGTACCTGGAATGGCGTTCGTGGCCGTTGATTATTCTGTGTGTGTTGTTGTTTGGCTGGGCACTGGTGGCTAGCCGTATGGCCAAGACCGTTTAA
- a CDS encoding PhoH family protein, with translation MNAPIEPHRFILEPFEARRFANLCGQFDEHLRLIEQRLTIEIRNRGNQFELIGEPKHTTSAENLIRRLYRETKGTELSPDTVHLFLQESAVEELDNVSPAEPSVALRTKKGMIRPRGLNQLRYVKEILGNDINFGIGPAGTGKTYLAVACAVDALEREQIRRILLVRPAVEAGEKLGFLPGDLSQKIDPYLRPLYDALYEMLGFEYVAKLIERQVIEVAPLAYMRGRTLNNSFIILDESQNTTVEQMKMFLTRIGFGSTAVITGDITQVDLPKGTKSGLHHVIEVLKDVPGISFTHFMPKDVVRHPLVQRIVEAYERFENRVAEEAPKDKRHDA, from the coding sequence TTGAACGCACCCATCGAACCACATCGTTTTATCCTCGAGCCCTTTGAGGCTCGCCGCTTCGCCAATCTGTGCGGGCAATTCGACGAGCATCTGCGCTTGATCGAACAGCGCCTGACCATCGAGATCCGCAATCGCGGAAACCAGTTCGAGCTGATCGGCGAACCCAAGCACACCACTTCCGCGGAAAACCTGATCCGCCGCCTGTACCGGGAAACCAAAGGTACGGAGCTGTCGCCGGATACGGTTCACCTGTTCCTGCAGGAATCGGCTGTCGAAGAATTGGACAACGTCTCCCCCGCCGAACCTTCCGTCGCCCTGCGCACCAAAAAAGGCATGATTCGCCCTCGCGGCTTGAATCAGTTGCGCTACGTGAAGGAAATCCTCGGTAACGACATCAATTTCGGCATCGGCCCGGCCGGTACCGGCAAGACCTATCTGGCCGTTGCCTGCGCGGTAGACGCGCTGGAACGCGAGCAGATTCGCCGCATCCTGCTGGTGCGCCCGGCGGTCGAGGCCGGTGAAAAGCTCGGTTTCCTGCCCGGCGACTTGTCGCAGAAAATCGACCCGTACCTGCGCCCGCTGTACGACGCGCTCTACGAGATGCTCGGCTTCGAATACGTGGCCAAGCTCATCGAGCGCCAGGTCATCGAAGTCGCACCGCTGGCCTATATGCGCGGTCGCACGCTGAACAACAGTTTCATCATCCTCGACGAAAGCCAGAACACCACCGTCGAGCAGATGAAGATGTTCCTGACCCGCATCGGCTTCGGCTCCACGGCGGTCATTACCGGTGACATCACCCAGGTCGACCTGCCGAAAGGCACCAAATCCGGGCTGCACCATGTGATCGAAGTATTGAAAGACGTGCCGGGCATCAGCTTCACTCATTTCATGCCCAAGGACGTCGTGCGCCATCCATTGGTGCAACGCATTGTCGAAGCCTACGAGCGCTTCGAGAATCGCGTCGCCGAAGAAGCGCCAAAGGACAAACGCCACGATGCTTGA